In Bacteriovorax stolpii, a single genomic region encodes these proteins:
- a CDS encoding MerR family transcriptional regulator: protein MRISKTQHEAFYTIGELAEKVGVNVETIRFYERQKIIYQPKKDTGRRKYSAEFVEHLKFIKQAQKVGFSLTEIKEFMSLKLNPNKSCISIKNKTSMKIDEVTDKIKNLQKMLKLLKKFESKCDGNESTEKCTILDGLKEMQL, encoded by the coding sequence ATGAGAATATCTAAAACACAACATGAAGCTTTCTACACTATCGGTGAACTGGCCGAAAAAGTAGGAGTGAATGTCGAAACGATCCGTTTCTATGAAAGACAAAAAATTATCTATCAGCCTAAGAAAGACACTGGCCGGAGAAAATACTCTGCGGAATTCGTAGAGCATTTAAAGTTTATCAAACAAGCTCAAAAGGTTGGTTTTAGTTTAACTGAGATCAAAGAGTTTATGAGTTTGAAGTTAAACCCCAACAAGAGCTGTATCAGCATCAAGAATAAAACATCAATGAAGATTGATGAAGTCACTGATAAAATTAAAAACCTGCAAAAAATGTTAAAACTTCTTAAGAAGTTTGAATCCAAGTGCGACGGAAATGAAAGCACTGAAAAGTGCACCATTCTCGATGGATTAAAGGAAATGCAATTATGA
- a CDS encoding copper chaperone PCu(A)C, which yields MKILIVLSAFFTLEAFAASKIQIKDAHIRLTPPGASTTAAFATIVNHTDKDVELLSVEGDFAQAFELHDMDMSGGVMKMRKVSAIQIKKYATVELKSGGLHIMIFDLKKPLNKDQKYNLKFNFSNKEAFQIQVPAN from the coding sequence ATGAAAATATTAATTGTCTTGTCTGCATTTTTTACTCTTGAAGCTTTTGCGGCTTCAAAGATTCAGATTAAAGATGCTCATATAAGACTGACTCCTCCGGGGGCTTCCACAACAGCAGCTTTTGCAACAATTGTAAATCATACAGATAAAGATGTTGAACTTTTGAGTGTTGAAGGGGATTTCGCCCAAGCATTTGAGCTTCACGATATGGATATGAGTGGAGGGGTGATGAAAATGAGGAAGGTTTCAGCTATCCAGATTAAAAAATATGCAACTGTAGAATTAAAGTCAGGAGGTTTGCATATTATGATTTTTGACCTCAAGAAGCCTTTAAATAAAGACCAGAAGTATAATTTAAAGTTTAACTTCTCCAATAAAGAGGCCTTTCAAATTCAAGTTCCGGCCAACTGA
- a CDS encoding SCO family protein, with protein sequence MSRDNLKNITLTVLLMAVFIFSYLYTKKDRNYHAFSQTVQTPSGEKRFSDITNGKPSLLYFGFLNCPDACPTTFSMMSRVFKELGPGDLDKFNFIFIDLDPERDTMERLVNYSSYFHPKILPVVVPLKDLDAFTRFFGIAFMKVKLESTMSYTIDHSVDVVVLSKEGKFLELLHHDAPKTVVLKRIKDLIK encoded by the coding sequence ATGAGTCGAGACAATTTGAAAAATATTACTCTCACGGTTTTACTCATGGCCGTTTTCATCTTCTCCTACCTCTACACAAAAAAAGACAGAAACTATCATGCTTTTTCCCAGACTGTTCAAACTCCATCTGGCGAAAAACGCTTCTCTGATATCACTAATGGGAAGCCTTCTCTTTTATATTTTGGTTTCTTAAATTGCCCTGATGCCTGCCCGACAACTTTTAGTATGATGTCCAGAGTGTTTAAAGAGTTGGGGCCCGGTGATTTAGATAAGTTTAATTTTATTTTTATCGATCTTGATCCAGAAAGAGATACGATGGAGAGACTGGTTAATTACTCTTCTTATTTTCATCCCAAGATTCTGCCAGTTGTTGTTCCTTTGAAAGACTTAGATGCATTTACCAGATTTTTTGGAATCGCTTTCATGAAAGTAAAGTTAGAATCGACAATGTCTTATACGATTGATCATTCTGTCGACGTAGTGGTGCTGTCAAAGGAAGGGAAATTTTTAGAACTTCTTCATCATGATGCACCTAAAACTGTTGTCCTTAAACGAATAAAAGATTTAATCAAATAG
- a CDS encoding MFS transporter, with protein MNDSSRNKLMAIFLIVLIDVLGMTIMLPLLPFYSERFGASPFVVGLLVSSYAICQFISGPILGYLSDKYGRRPVLIFSQIGTFIGFLILAFSQSLTWIFISRVIDGLTAGNISTAQAYIADHTSPAERTKAMGKISIAFSFGFFIGPAISAFLMNISMRAPILLAAALSLTSIIASYKFLKENPREVIPEEKKIIKRNRNPFSFIMDNFSYLKNKNLQSLFLQIFLFYLAFSAYMSGFALFAERQLHWKGNILNPNQIGYAFTYFGLIGIITQLLVLDFATKIWKDLKVIAICFFLCVLGYLLLSRIHDAIFLVFTGLLISMGSGLIRPLLISEISKNANPAERGRVIGVNQSLQSVAQVVAPMFSTYLIQRSLLSMWPIASAVLSFLGLGFTLFQMKKLSLK; from the coding sequence ATGAACGACTCTAGTCGAAATAAACTGATGGCCATTTTTCTGATCGTCTTAATTGATGTCCTTGGGATGACTATTATGCTGCCACTTCTTCCTTTTTATTCGGAAAGATTTGGAGCAAGCCCTTTTGTTGTCGGGCTTCTTGTTTCATCCTATGCCATTTGCCAGTTTATTTCAGGACCGATCCTGGGTTATTTGAGCGATAAGTATGGTAGAAGACCTGTACTTATCTTTAGTCAGATTGGAACGTTTATTGGATTTTTGATTCTCGCATTCTCTCAATCTTTAACCTGGATTTTTATCTCGCGAGTCATTGATGGTTTGACTGCCGGGAATATTTCAACGGCCCAAGCTTATATTGCCGATCACACCTCTCCAGCTGAAAGAACAAAGGCGATGGGGAAGATCAGTATTGCTTTTAGTTTTGGTTTTTTTATCGGGCCCGCCATCTCGGCTTTCTTAATGAATATCAGTATGCGTGCTCCAATTCTTTTGGCGGCGGCATTGTCTCTGACAAGTATTATCGCCAGTTATAAATTCTTAAAAGAAAATCCAAGAGAAGTGATCCCAGAAGAAAAGAAGATCATTAAGAGAAATAGGAATCCATTTTCATTTATCATGGATAACTTTAGTTACTTGAAGAATAAAAACCTTCAGAGTTTATTCCTGCAGATCTTTTTATTTTACCTGGCTTTCTCAGCGTATATGTCAGGGTTTGCTTTATTTGCTGAACGACAGTTGCATTGGAAGGGAAACATCTTAAATCCCAATCAGATTGGTTATGCTTTTACCTATTTTGGATTAATCGGAATTATCACTCAGCTCCTGGTTCTGGATTTTGCTACTAAAATCTGGAAGGATTTAAAAGTCATAGCTATTTGCTTTTTCCTTTGTGTGCTTGGATATCTACTTCTGTCTCGTATTCATGATGCAATCTTCCTGGTGTTTACGGGACTTCTCATCTCGATGGGAAGTGGTTTAATCAGACCGCTATTAATCAGTGAGATCTCTAAGAATGCAAATCCGGCAGAAAGGGGGAGAGTTATTGGAGTGAATCAATCCCTTCAGTCAGTAGCGCAAGTTGTTGCGCCGATGTTTAGTACGTATTTAATTCAAAGGTCACTGCTTAGTATGTGGCCGATTGCTTCGGCGGTTTTGAGTTTTCTGGGATTGGGTTTTACTCTGTTTCAAATGAAAAAATTAAGTCTTAAATAA
- a CDS encoding S66 peptidase family protein produces MLVLIGTSIKGIFMGHWKFLQEGDIIDAVSPGYASTPEDIEGSREFLLRWGLTPRIPKNLIKPHFLHSNEDEARFRFLKAAIEAEDSNTIWCLRGGYGSNRLLPMLAKLTKPKQPKLVIGLSDVTSLFAFFQQEWKWPVMHAPILDRMGRNVTLPRHEKEFRDLLFGTKKEITFKKLKPLNDAAKETKQIKSKIVGGNLTVLQSTMGTPWQIKADRSLLFIEDIGERGYRIDRMLEQFRQGGILKKCDGIILGEFLEGAEPKTGVNNFKQVFNRWAQDLEIPLYSGLEAGHGTIQRPIPFGTSCELSKSGNSFELVIQSGGKK; encoded by the coding sequence ATGTTAGTATTGATAGGAACATCTATCAAAGGTATTTTTATGGGACATTGGAAGTTCTTACAAGAAGGCGACATAATTGATGCAGTTTCTCCGGGCTATGCTTCAACACCAGAAGACATTGAAGGCTCAAGAGAATTTCTTTTGCGTTGGGGACTAACACCAAGAATACCTAAGAACCTTATTAAGCCTCACTTTCTGCATTCAAATGAAGATGAAGCGCGCTTTAGATTTCTTAAAGCAGCGATTGAAGCAGAAGATTCAAACACTATTTGGTGCCTTCGCGGAGGATATGGAAGCAATCGTTTGCTTCCAATGCTGGCCAAATTAACAAAACCAAAACAACCAAAATTAGTTATTGGGTTAAGTGACGTGACATCGCTCTTTGCTTTTTTTCAGCAAGAATGGAAATGGCCGGTGATGCATGCCCCGATTCTGGATCGCATGGGAAGAAATGTGACCCTTCCCCGTCATGAAAAAGAATTCCGCGATCTGCTTTTTGGGACAAAAAAAGAAATCACATTTAAAAAGTTAAAACCTTTAAACGACGCTGCTAAAGAAACAAAACAAATCAAATCTAAAATTGTCGGTGGAAACCTGACTGTTCTTCAGAGCACGATGGGGACACCTTGGCAGATTAAGGCAGACCGCTCGTTACTTTTTATTGAAGATATTGGAGAGCGTGGATACCGCATTGACCGCATGTTGGAGCAATTCAGACAAGGTGGAATTCTTAAAAAATGCGACGGTATTATACTGGGAGAGTTCCTTGAGGGAGCTGAGCCTAAAACAGGCGTGAACAATTTTAAACAAGTCTTTAACCGTTGGGCACAGGATTTAGAAATTCCTCTTTATTCAGGATTAGAAGCAGGACACGGAACGATTCAAAGACCAATCCCTTTTGGGACGTCTTGCGAATTGTCTAAATCCGGAAATAGCTTTGAGCTCGTTATTCAAAGCGGTGGGAAAAAGTAA
- a CDS encoding alpha/beta fold hydrolase, with the protein MENSKLKPEVLMPHFVFLPGTLCDERVWKFQTQEFTDNTVVNLRIQNTQEAMLDAVKAVQAKRFILVGFSMGGHIAQEFALAYPERVSHVISIASSSEGYPKEEKEVSLKAKEFIKKGLFKGITDRRLKEFLHPKAYENQELRNLIHSMSGEDAAQVYLNQLDATLERRDLSKEIGSLKMPFIAIGGEDDKIVSKESILRIKDHNSAADIHIVSECGHFVPLEKPEVVNGILRLLL; encoded by the coding sequence GTGGAAAATAGCAAACTCAAACCTGAAGTTCTTATGCCACATTTTGTTTTCCTTCCCGGTACTCTTTGCGATGAACGCGTCTGGAAATTTCAGACTCAGGAATTCACCGACAACACTGTTGTTAACCTGCGCATACAAAACACTCAAGAAGCAATGTTAGATGCAGTCAAAGCAGTTCAAGCGAAACGCTTTATCCTGGTTGGTTTTTCAATGGGAGGACATATTGCTCAGGAGTTTGCTCTCGCCTATCCTGAACGCGTCTCCCATGTGATTTCTATCGCCTCTTCATCAGAAGGTTATCCTAAAGAAGAAAAAGAAGTGTCGCTTAAAGCGAAAGAGTTTATTAAAAAAGGTCTATTTAAAGGGATCACGGACAGAAGATTAAAAGAATTTCTTCATCCCAAAGCCTATGAAAATCAAGAGCTCAGAAATCTTATTCATTCAATGTCTGGAGAAGATGCAGCCCAGGTTTATCTCAACCAACTAGATGCGACTTTAGAAAGACGAGATCTTTCAAAAGAAATCGGAAGTCTAAAAATGCCTTTTATCGCGATTGGTGGTGAAGATGACAAGATTGTTTCAAAGGAAAGTATCTTAAGAATTAAAGATCACAATTCAGCGGCCGACATCCATATTGTTTCTGAATGCGGCCACTTTGTGCCTCTGGAAAAACCAGAAGTGGTTAACGGAATTTTAAGATTACTTCTTTAA
- a CDS encoding NAD-dependent malic enzyme, producing the protein MHHKSVAIPYTGTNLLEISLLNKGSAFSERERAELHLHGLVPPTVETIEEQAERVTAQYSSLKDDLEKHIFLRHLQDVNETLFYHFVVNNVREMLPLIYTPTVGKACQHFSNIYRASRGLFISYPNRERIDEILSNVTKRNVKVIVVTDGGRVLGLGDQGLGGMGISIGKLSLYTACAGVSPAYTLPVALDVGTDNQQLINDPQYMGWRHSRVTGKDYEDFIDAFVQAVKRRWPDVLLQFEDFAQTNAMPILQKYRDQLCCFNDDIQGTAAVTLGSLMAAGRTVGKRLSDQRIAFLGAGAAGCGIAEKIISRMKHEGLSDSEARSRVFMIDRFGLLTDQMPNLLDFQVNLAQKSANLPWAKDHKDISLFETVQNAKPTVLIGVSGQPGLFTEEIIKEMYAHCKNPIVMPLSNPTSRAEALPVDIIRWTEGNALVATGSPFAPVEYNGKVFPIAQCNNSYIFPGIGLAVIASGAKRVTNNMLMASSEALADVSPMALGLGDDLLPAIEDIEKVSRAIAFKVGKVAQKDGVAPVTSDAELLAAIDESYWYPVYRDFTLKK; encoded by the coding sequence ATGCATCATAAATCAGTTGCTATCCCATATACCGGAACCAATCTTCTGGAAATTTCTTTACTAAACAAAGGGAGTGCTTTTTCTGAAAGAGAAAGAGCTGAGCTTCATCTTCACGGTCTGGTTCCACCAACGGTTGAAACAATAGAGGAGCAAGCAGAGCGCGTAACTGCTCAGTACTCATCACTAAAAGATGACCTGGAAAAACATATTTTTCTTCGTCACCTTCAAGATGTGAATGAAACATTATTTTATCATTTTGTTGTAAACAATGTTCGCGAGATGCTTCCTTTAATCTATACGCCAACAGTCGGAAAAGCTTGTCAGCACTTCTCAAATATCTACCGTGCTTCCAGAGGTCTTTTTATCTCTTACCCGAATCGCGAGCGCATTGATGAAATCCTAAGTAACGTTACAAAAAGAAATGTCAAAGTTATCGTGGTGACAGATGGTGGACGCGTTTTAGGTTTAGGGGATCAAGGGCTTGGTGGAATGGGAATTTCCATCGGGAAACTTTCTCTCTATACGGCCTGTGCCGGAGTGAGCCCTGCTTACACACTTCCAGTTGCTCTTGATGTAGGGACAGACAATCAGCAACTCATCAACGACCCTCAGTACATGGGATGGAGACATTCTCGCGTGACAGGGAAGGATTACGAAGACTTTATCGATGCATTTGTTCAAGCAGTTAAAAGACGCTGGCCGGATGTTTTGTTACAGTTTGAAGATTTTGCTCAAACCAATGCTATGCCGATCCTGCAAAAATACCGCGATCAACTTTGCTGCTTCAATGATGACATTCAAGGAACAGCTGCAGTGACGCTGGGAAGTTTAATGGCCGCAGGTCGCACCGTTGGAAAACGCTTAAGTGATCAGCGCATTGCTTTTTTAGGAGCTGGTGCTGCTGGATGTGGGATTGCTGAGAAGATTATCTCTCGCATGAAGCATGAAGGATTAAGTGACAGTGAAGCAAGATCTCGTGTGTTTATGATTGACCGCTTCGGGCTTCTTACAGACCAGATGCCAAACCTACTTGATTTTCAGGTGAATTTAGCTCAGAAGTCTGCAAATCTTCCATGGGCCAAAGATCACAAAGATATTTCTCTTTTTGAAACGGTTCAAAACGCAAAACCGACAGTGCTTATTGGCGTTTCTGGACAACCAGGACTTTTCACAGAAGAGATCATTAAAGAAATGTATGCTCACTGTAAAAATCCAATTGTGATGCCGCTTTCAAACCCGACATCAAGAGCAGAAGCTCTTCCGGTGGACATTATCCGCTGGACAGAAGGAAATGCACTGGTTGCAACAGGAAGTCCATTTGCTCCGGTAGAATATAATGGAAAAGTTTTTCCAATCGCTCAATGTAACAACTCTTATATCTTTCCAGGAATTGGCCTGGCCGTTATTGCTTCGGGCGCAAAGAGAGTGACAAACAATATGCTTATGGCCTCAAGTGAAGCACTTGCTGATGTTTCACCAATGGCACTAGGCCTTGGTGATGATCTTCTTCCGGCGATTGAAGACATTGAAAAAGTATCGCGTGCAATTGCTTTTAAAGTTGGAAAAGTGGCGCAGAAAGATGGTGTGGCGCCTGTTACATCAGATGCAGAGCTCCTGGCCGCTATTGATGAAAGTTACTGGTACCCAGTTTATAGAGATTTTACTTTAAAGAAGTAA
- a CDS encoding Hsp70 family protein gives MSYYAVDFGTSNSLLSHVSSDGKITPIPLEQDSALVLRSLLYTPEHNKWFFGKEAIKEYINNDGEGRFFRSVKKFLPESNYSGTTVFNKTMNISEIVAVFLGEMRRRANKVCGENVERIVLGRPALYSLNPTEDQLAQDRMQRAAEIAGFKEVLFCPEPIAAGLDYSSANGDEKIILIADFGGGTSDFTLMKVHTGNYSKDDILGLSGIFKAGDALDGMMMRDFIAPHFGSRFEYKIPGGNNVLTFPRQLLTKICSPAHITHLRERDTWEFLQHIQKFALSSDGTQHMNQLFTLVECQLGFPVFDEIEKTKVKLGGQSDVLFRYTYPGIDISEKITKEGYEESISSTVENITSTMMEVFTQSGISPKDVDQVCLTGGTSQLKLIRQKLAETFGEEKLIEYNIYQSVVNGLAQYAKRQIKA, from the coding sequence ATGTCTTATTACGCTGTCGATTTCGGAACATCCAATTCACTCTTATCACACGTCTCATCTGACGGGAAAATCACACCTATTCCTCTGGAACAGGATTCAGCACTCGTTTTGCGCTCTCTGCTTTATACACCTGAGCACAACAAGTGGTTTTTTGGAAAAGAGGCCATCAAAGAATACATTAACAACGATGGTGAAGGTCGCTTCTTCAGGTCAGTAAAAAAGTTTCTTCCTGAAAGCAATTATAGCGGCACGACTGTTTTTAATAAGACGATGAACATATCTGAAATCGTCGCTGTCTTTTTGGGGGAAATGAGAAGACGCGCCAATAAAGTGTGTGGTGAAAATGTTGAGCGCATTGTTTTAGGGCGTCCTGCTCTTTACTCACTCAACCCAACTGAAGACCAACTGGCACAAGATAGAATGCAAAGGGCCGCAGAGATTGCAGGTTTTAAAGAAGTTCTCTTTTGTCCTGAGCCGATTGCGGCCGGTCTTGATTATAGTTCTGCTAACGGTGATGAAAAAATTATCCTGATTGCCGACTTCGGTGGGGGGACATCTGATTTCACTTTGATGAAAGTTCACACCGGCAATTACTCTAAAGACGACATCCTTGGACTAAGTGGTATCTTCAAAGCGGGAGATGCTCTCGATGGGATGATGATGAGGGATTTTATTGCTCCTCATTTTGGGTCCCGTTTTGAATACAAGATCCCGGGTGGAAACAACGTCCTGACTTTCCCTAGACAGCTTCTAACGAAAATCTGCTCTCCTGCTCACATCACTCACCTGCGCGAGCGAGACACATGGGAATTCCTGCAACATATTCAAAAATTTGCCCTTTCTTCGGATGGGACGCAACACATGAATCAGCTTTTCACTCTGGTTGAATGCCAACTAGGGTTTCCAGTTTTTGATGAAATTGAAAAAACAAAAGTGAAACTTGGAGGCCAGAGCGATGTCCTTTTTAGATACACTTATCCTGGCATCGATATCTCTGAAAAAATCACTAAAGAAGGATATGAAGAAAGCATTTCTTCAACAGTTGAAAATATCACATCAACGATGATGGAAGTCTTCACTCAATCTGGCATTTCACCAAAGGATGTCGACCAAGTCTGCTTAACAGGCGGGACGTCTCAATTAAAATTAATCAGACAAAAACTGGCAGAAACTTTCGGCGAAGAAAAGCTCATCGAATACAATATCTACCAGTCTGTTGTGAATGGTCTTGCCCAATACGCTAAACGCCAAATCAAAGCTTAA
- a CDS encoding metallophosphoesterase family protein encodes MNTPEMIIDKSARLYLCGGPYSNFSSLEAFLKESAKADYRFCLGDIGGFGPHPDRSIELLRNNQVYCIQGNYDQTVGEGEADCGCGYIDPIDRKFAQVSFDYTLKNTSDANRAWLRSLPKHLKLKWGDKKILLCHGSPDEVNEFVFESETSEEKIDQWLKKYNVDAICVTHSGLPWVKKTKLGHWVNVGVLGRPAHEGLKRVFYASASLVNGELSFELHPMEYDHTEVVAAMRSEGLPEEFVQSLLIGEWTTCAAILPTSERAVKKKF; translated from the coding sequence ATGAACACACCAGAGATGATTATCGACAAGAGCGCACGCCTTTATTTATGTGGCGGGCCTTATAGCAATTTTTCTTCTTTAGAAGCTTTTTTAAAAGAAAGCGCTAAGGCCGATTACCGTTTTTGCCTGGGAGATATTGGTGGTTTTGGACCTCATCCAGACCGCTCAATTGAGCTTTTAAGAAATAACCAGGTCTATTGTATCCAGGGAAATTACGACCAGACAGTAGGCGAAGGTGAAGCCGATTGTGGTTGTGGTTACATCGACCCCATTGATAGAAAGTTTGCTCAGGTTAGTTTTGATTACACTCTAAAAAATACCAGCGATGCCAATCGTGCATGGTTAAGAAGCCTTCCGAAACATCTCAAACTTAAATGGGGAGATAAAAAGATCCTTCTTTGTCATGGGTCACCAGATGAAGTGAATGAGTTTGTTTTTGAGAGTGAGACATCAGAAGAAAAAATTGATCAGTGGTTAAAAAAATATAATGTTGATGCGATTTGTGTCACACACTCAGGGCTTCCGTGGGTGAAAAAAACCAAACTTGGTCATTGGGTGAATGTCGGTGTTTTAGGAAGACCGGCACATGAAGGACTTAAGCGCGTTTTTTATGCCAGTGCCTCTTTGGTTAATGGCGAACTCTCTTTTGAACTCCATCCCATGGAGTATGACCACACTGAAGTGGTGGCGGCGATGAGATCAGAAGGATTACCGGAAGAGTTTGTCCAATCACTTCTAATTGGAGAGTGGACGACCTGTGCGGCGATTCTTCCAACTTCAGAACGAGCGGTAAAGAAAAAGTTTTAA
- a CDS encoding phosphonate ABC transporter ATP-binding protein, translating into MKNLIVNFSNVSYKIPSGEEILKDVTLGVEEHSSLTIIGHNGAGKSSLLKLIVADRFSSKGETSVFGHKLSSQMDKKEIQVLRSRIGFIHQGLHLVGRKNALENVLMGRLTHNHSMKTWMGIFNSEDYDKAYEAIKEVGMGNKALVRADKLSGGERQKIAIARALAQSPKLLLADEPTAALDPRAAGNVAELLSELVISKQLSLVTVVHSLELIEKLSERVVIMKQGHISFDGSRNDLSAEAVAGFYNF; encoded by the coding sequence ATGAAAAACCTCATCGTCAATTTCAGTAATGTTTCTTATAAAATCCCTTCAGGAGAAGAGATTCTTAAAGACGTAACTCTTGGTGTAGAAGAGCACTCTTCCTTAACAATCATTGGTCACAACGGAGCAGGGAAATCCAGCCTGTTAAAACTCATCGTAGCTGATCGCTTTAGCTCAAAAGGTGAAACTTCTGTGTTTGGACACAAGCTAAGCTCCCAAATGGATAAAAAAGAGATTCAAGTGCTTCGTTCACGCATTGGTTTTATTCACCAGGGACTTCACCTGGTGGGAAGAAAAAATGCGCTGGAAAATGTTTTGATGGGTCGATTGACTCACAACCATTCTATGAAGACATGGATGGGGATATTTAATTCAGAAGATTACGATAAAGCCTATGAAGCGATTAAAGAAGTCGGCATGGGCAATAAGGCCTTGGTCCGCGCAGATAAGCTCTCAGGTGGAGAGAGACAAAAAATTGCTATAGCCAGGGCCCTGGCCCAATCTCCTAAACTTTTACTTGCCGATGAACCAACGGCGGCCCTTGACCCAAGAGCTGCGGGGAATGTGGCAGAACTTTTAAGTGAATTAGTGATCAGTAAACAATTGAGCTTAGTCACAGTTGTCCATTCACTGGAACTAATAGAGAAACTTTCAGAAAGAGTTGTGATCATGAAACAAGGACACATTTCTTTCGATGGGTCTCGAAATGATTTATCGGCCGAAGCTGTGGCCGGTTTTTACAACTTCTAG
- the phnE gene encoding phosphonate ABC transporter, permease protein PhnE: protein MNIREALKQNGQMKSKTFWVSGFYLLVLFLCLWSLARQDDLSFGRRPWQNLVKTVQDFTRPSFIKVWTGDENFEYKNDDGVVLRTENQKELEKKFLKSLGRAVWMTFKIATLGSALACVMGFLLSWPAARKLKFPKPLFFLANGILNFLRSIHSLVFGLMLVGIVGLGPMAGILAIALHSTGTYGKLFAESIDSLDLLEAEALRLSGAGPIQTFFHAIWPELLPQFLSTHLYVWEYNIRDSAVLGLVGAGGMGLLLSDAVSLFQWQRLATLLLCLFILVSGFSFISNKIRQDILA from the coding sequence ATGAATATAAGAGAAGCACTAAAACAAAACGGGCAGATGAAATCCAAAACCTTTTGGGTAAGCGGATTTTATCTGCTCGTTCTTTTTTTATGCCTCTGGAGCTTAGCTCGTCAAGATGATCTCTCTTTTGGCCGAAGACCTTGGCAAAACCTGGTTAAGACCGTTCAGGATTTTACCCGTCCAAGTTTTATCAAGGTTTGGACTGGAGATGAAAACTTTGAATACAAGAATGACGATGGAGTTGTTCTTCGCACTGAAAATCAAAAAGAACTTGAAAAAAAATTTTTAAAGTCACTAGGACGCGCTGTTTGGATGACTTTTAAGATTGCCACTTTGGGATCGGCCTTAGCTTGTGTGATGGGCTTTTTGCTTTCATGGCCCGCTGCCAGAAAGTTAAAATTTCCAAAACCTCTTTTTTTCCTGGCCAATGGTATTCTCAATTTTTTGCGCTCAATTCACTCTTTGGTTTTTGGTCTGATGTTAGTAGGGATTGTTGGCCTTGGGCCGATGGCCGGTATCCTGGCAATTGCACTTCATTCAACCGGGACATACGGAAAACTTTTTGCAGAGTCGATTGATTCACTTGATCTTCTTGAAGCAGAAGCTTTAAGACTTAGTGGAGCGGGACCGATTCAAACTTTCTTCCATGCGATCTGGCCCGAGCTTTTACCTCAATTTCTTTCAACCCATCTTTATGTTTGGGAATACAACATCAGAGACTCCGCTGTTCTTGGACTGGTAGGAGCAGGGGGAATGGGATTACTTTTAAGTGATGCAGTCTCTCTTTTTCAATGGCAGCGATTAGCGACATTGTTATTGTGCCTTTTTATTTTAGTCAGTGGATTTAGTTTTATCAGCAATAAAATCCGACAGGATATTCTTGCATGA
- a CDS encoding phosphate/phosphite/phosphonate ABC transporter substrate-binding protein has translation MKTIALLALLLGSSHVFAELAPLKFGVGLFQPDKEKNDATYKPLADYLARELKRPVELKTVDTWEGLAKSIAAGETDIALMGPWGYVLANNEAGAEAVATILYDGKPEYYAIIVTHPNSGITKTEQLKGKTFAFGDKGSTSGYLIPFHYFQKTFNVKEPEEFFSKVLYTKHQAIETQVTAGELDAGADYNRNRNAMIEQGLIDEKKSVIIWTSSPLPNDAMAVSAELKKDKKFVASLQKALENVGRELKTNTTLLPAHYTGFVKKDNTFYRPIKEAGLAIGKLVPKK, from the coding sequence ATGAAAACGATCGCTTTGTTGGCCCTATTATTGGGTAGTTCCCATGTTTTTGCAGAGTTAGCTCCTTTGAAATTCGGGGTTGGTCTCTTCCAGCCAGACAAAGAAAAAAACGATGCGACTTATAAGCCGCTGGCAGATTATCTCGCTCGTGAGCTTAAACGTCCTGTTGAATTAAAAACCGTGGATACCTGGGAAGGATTGGCAAAATCAATTGCAGCTGGGGAAACAGATATCGCTCTAATGGGTCCATGGGGTTATGTGCTTGCTAATAACGAAGCGGGTGCTGAAGCAGTGGCAACGATTCTCTACGATGGGAAGCCTGAGTATTATGCCATCATCGTGACTCACCCCAATTCTGGGATTACTAAAACGGAGCAACTAAAAGGGAAGACTTTTGCCTTTGGTGATAAAGGTTCAACGTCAGGTTACCTGATTCCTTTTCACTATTTTCAAAAAACATTCAACGTAAAAGAGCCGGAAGAATTCTTCTCTAAAGTTCTTTATACAAAACACCAGGCGATTGAAACTCAGGTGACAGCAGGAGAGCTAGATGCTGGTGCAGACTACAACCGCAACCGCAACGCGATGATTGAGCAAGGTCTGATTGATGAGAAAAAATCAGTTATCATCTGGACATCTTCACCTCTACCAAACGATGCAATGGCCGTGAGTGCTGAACTGAAGAAAGATAAGAAGTTTGTCGCTTCTCTTCAAAAAGCTCTGGAGAATGTGGGGAGAGAGTTAAAGACAAATACGACTCTTCTTCCAGCTCACTACACAGGGTTTGTAAAAAAAGACAATACTTTCTATCGCCCGATCAAAGAAGCTGGATTGGCGATAGGGAAACTAGTTCCTAAAAAATAA